In Chrysoperla carnea chromosome 2, inChrCarn1.1, whole genome shotgun sequence, the following proteins share a genomic window:
- the LOC123291535 gene encoding uncharacterized protein LOC123291535, which produces MGEHLRLICEISQNNQISKVQFFIKKQVILTEDISANLISAFNETLAYKKEALFYKIIGENRDQKIQCIAKHFPFPMDVSLLILEDLSVDQFISGQYPLFDLNHCKIVLKNLAELHTYSLQLKTKYNFTDFPELIDDTFFSFNNKFGVCYMNASIETTKQAIDCYPDLAENVEIKTLFEQEVNRILENIVRPSKKFPNVFCHGDLWHNNILFKYEKNKPTNCRFVDFQELRYLPPVHDIQFLLFINTTAEFRQKYSHQLYEYYYEEFYKKLKNSGINPNEIFPFYDYQECCSEFYPFTKFIAVVYQLCHLTSAEFITETFKLKADSVNLYLGTRHQYFIPELKRNTEYREAYREVLNEFIEILYNRHLIREDCFDIVRRKIASDNYVLKNYEVLPNRSKNLLKITILLNDTITSFNFFMKCLNDDLNRKEVFIYQLLCLNDLLSNMEVINQVMPKCYYSINDRSIVLENLEETGFKHVDTLDCHFGEIESILHLLNQLN; this is translated from the exons ATGGGTGAACATTTACGTTTAATATGTGAAATTTCTCAAAACAATCAAATTTctaaagttcaattttttattaaaaaacaagtgatatTAACTGAAGATATTAGTGCGAATTTAATAAGTGCATTTAATGAAACATtagcttataaaaaagaagcattattttataaaatcattggTGAAAATCGTGACCAGAAAATTCAATGTATAGCAAAACATTTTCCATTCCCAATGGATGtgtctttattaattttagaagattTAAGTGTTGATCAATTTATTTCTGGACAATATCCATTATTTGATTTGAATCATTGTAAAattgttcttaaaaatttaGCAGAGTTGCATACGTATAgtttacaattaaaaacaaagtatAATTTTACCGATTTTCCCGAACTAATTgatgatacatttttttcattcaacaaTAAATTTGGTGTTTGTTATATGAACGCTTCAATCGAAACAACTAAACAGGCAATAGATTGTTATCCAGATTTGGctgaaaatgttgaaattaaaaCGTTATTCGAACAAGAAGTGAATCGAATTTTGGAGAATATTGTACGACCATCGAAGAAATTTCCAAATGTATTTTGTCATGGTGATTTAtggcataataatattttatttaaatatgaaaaaaataaaccaactaATTGTCGATTTGTCGATTTCCAAGAATTACGATATCTACCGCCTGTCCATGATATCCAATTTTtgctatttataaatacaacagCAGAATTTCGCCAAAAATATTCACATCAATTATACGAATATTATTatgaagaattttataaaaaattgaaaaattctggAATTAatccaaatgaaatttttccattttatgaTTATCAAGAATGTTGTAGTGAGTTTTatccatttacaaaatttattgctGTTGTTTATCAATTATGTCATTTAACAAGCGCTGAGTTTATAactgaaacatttaaattaaaagcggATTCAGTGAATTTATATTTGGGTACACGACATCAGTATTTCATTCCAGAATTAAAAAGAAACACGGAATATCGTGAAGCATATAGAgaagttttaaatgaatttatagaaattctATATAATCGTCACCTTATACGTGAGGATTGTTTTGACATAGTTCGACGGAAAATTGCTTCCGATAACTATGTACTTAAAAATTACGAAGTTTTACCAAAtcgttcgaaaaatttattaaaaatcacaattttattaaatgacacGATTACCAGTTTCAATTTCTTTATGAAATGTTTGAATGATGACTTAAATCGAAAAGAAGTTTTTATATATCAGTTATTATGCCTGAATGATTTATTAAGTAATATGGAAGTCATAAATCAAGTGATGCCAAAATGTTATTATAGTATTAATGATCGGTCGATTGTTCTTGAAAACTTAGAAGAAACTGGCTTCAAACATGTTGACACATTAGATTGCCA ttttggtgAAATTGAATCAATCTTACATTTATTGAATCAattgaattaa
- the LOC123293158 gene encoding uncharacterized protein LOC123293158 — translation MDSSVLTSEDVIYLLKQKFGDTSKMKLIDYNIKPLSDKIEGFMGIHLRLKCEIKFPDHQFVYFFIKKQVENQEENGLDESFNTTEAYNREALFYEILDENYKKFHVDWAPRHYKFEKDKTLLILDDISVDGFMLGKKSLHSSSGFDLDHCKVGLKSLARLHTFSVHLENEKGKKKPNYKFTNDMPLLSEEMLITLSHKFGEAYTLTSIRCLKLAFEYLPNTTSEEKNNLKDLFQKEMDESIYNLFKPSTKFKNVFCHGDLWHKNIMFKYSGETPIDCNFVDFQVFRYLPGSHDALFFIYLNTSPEFRKENLHQLMEYYYEEFYTGLTNIGLNPCEIFSLSDFYESCANFFLLSKIMAAFYLQLLFLGDEFIEEQCKKDPAADLRIDMLFGNREKYLLPFFKENCRPYLDKFMPLVDEVKDALLNRKIMRDDCFDIVRRKIASENYVLKNYEVLPNRSKNLLKITILLNDTITSLNFFMKCLNGDLNRKEVFIYQLLSLNDLLSNMEVINQMMPKCYYSVNARSIVLENLEETGFKHVDTLDCQLVDTVIKTLAKFHSVYLVLEHKSQTEKVHKFYEFSDIIAELEKENSCSKSKENLINLLKPSKTFKNILCHGNLSLKNIMFKDGTECRFVDFKQSRLLPPSYDILIFLYMSTSQSFRDQNLNQIIDSYYDYLTIELGRSNIIVTEILTFIDFKNSFDEIKSILEQNPTLKNLSIN, via the exons ATGGATTCATCTGTTTTAACATCTGAAGAcgtaatttatttactaaaacagAAATTTGGTGatacatcaaaaatgaaattaattgattataacaTTAAACCATTATCAGATAAGATAGAAGGTTTTATGGGTATTCATTTGCgattaaaatgtgaaattaagtTTCCTGATCATCAATTTgtgtacttttttattaaaaaacaagtggaaaaccAAGAGGAAAATGGTTTAGACGAGTCGTTTAATACTACTGAAGCATACAATCGAGAAGCactattttacgaaattttagatgaaaattataAGAAGTTTCATGTTGATTGGGCTCCAAgacattataaatttgaaaaagataaaaccTTATTAATTTTGGATGATATCAGTGTTGATGGTTTTATGTTAG GGAAAAAGTCTTTACATTCATCGTCAGGCTTTGACTTAGACCATTGTAAAGTGGGATTGAAATCATTAGCACGATTACATACATTTAGTGTACATTTGGAAAatgaaaaaggtaaaaaaaagcCAAATTACAAATTCACCAACGATATGCCTCTTTTGTCAGAAGAGATGTTAATAACTCTTTCCCATAAATTTGGTGAGGCCTACACACTAACATCTATACGCTGTTTAAAACTTGCCTTCGAATATTTACCAAATACAACTtcagaagaaaaaaacaatttgaaggatttgtttcaaaaagaaatggatgaatctatttataatttatttaaaccatcgactaaatttaaaaatgtgttttgtcATGGAGATCTCTGGCATAAgaatataatgtttaaatacTCCGGCGAAACTCCAATCGATTGTAATTTTGTAGATTTTCAAGTATTTCGTTATTTACCAGGATCACACGatgcattatttttcatatatttaaatacatctCCAGAGTTCCGTAAAGAAAATTTACATCAATTAATGGAATATTATTACGAAGAATTTTATACTGGATTAACGAATATTGGATTGAATCCTtgcgaaatattttcattatctgATTTTTACGAGAGTTGtgcaaattttttcttactttcaaaaataatggcTGCATTTTATCTGCAATTACTTTTCTTAGGCGATGAATTTATCGAAGAACAATGTAAAAAGGACCCGGCAGCAGATTTGCGAATAGATATGTTGTTTGGTAAtcgtgaaaaatatttgttgcctttttttaaagaaaattgtagaccttatttggataaatttatGCCACTAGTGGATGAAGTAAAAGATGCTTTACTGAATCGAAAAATTATGCGTGATGATTGTTTCGACATAGTTCGACGAAAAATTGCTTCCGAAAACTATGTACTTAAAAATTACGAAGTTTTACCAAATCGTtcgaaaaacttattaaaaatcacaattttattaaatgatacgATTACcagtttaaatttctttatgaaaTGTTTGAATGGTGACTTAAATCgaaaagaagtttttatttatcagtTATTATCCTTGAATGATTTATTAAGTAATATGGAAGTCATAAATCAAATGATGCCAAAATGTTATTATAGTGTTAATGCTAGATCGATTGTTCTTGAAAACTTAGAAGAGACTGGCTTCAAACATGTTGACACATTAGATTGCCAATTAGTGGACACAGTTATTAAAACTTTGGCAAAATTTCACTCAGTGTATTTAGTTTTAGAACACAAAAGTCAAACCGaaaaagttcataaattttatgaattttctgATATAATCGCAGaattagaaaaagaaaacagttgcagtaaatcgaaagaaaatttaataaatctacTGAAAccatcaaaaactttcaaaaatattttgtgtcatggaaatttaagcttaaaaaatattatgtttaaagaTGGAACTGAATGCCGGTTTGTTGATTTCAAACAAAGTCGATTACTTCCTCCCtcttatgatattttaatatttttatacatgtcAACGTCACAAAGTTTTCGAGATCAAAATCTAAATCAAATTATCGATTCTTACTATGATTATTTAACTATAGAATTAGGTCGATCAAACATCATCGTAACTGAGATTCTAacatttatcgattttaaaaatagttttgatgaaattaaatcaattttggaaCAAAATCCAACACTAAAGAATCtttcaataaattag